A region from the Panicum hallii strain FIL2 chromosome 1, PHallii_v3.1, whole genome shotgun sequence genome encodes:
- the LOC112878774 gene encoding protein PECTIC ARABINOGALACTAN SYNTHESIS-RELATED-like: protein MAELRHSTAARASNSPAKRDSDASAASSPFLASPSARGSRGGDGDDGKDTHRSSPLLSHQHHKRVHLLTSPFRSLLALEDPRSPAASSSYRILLALLALLLATGIFCAPLLWSRLNTPYLCHKEGITLHCPETKEPLSLWENPRAATTSWKPCAERRSDEPSDVPSEKETSGYIFIHAEGGLNQQRIAICNAVAIAKIMSATLILPVLKQDQIWKDQTKFEDIFDVDHFINYLKDDVRIVRDIPDWFTEKDELFTSIKRTVKNVPKYASAQFYIDNVLPRIKEKKIMSIKPFVDRLGYDNVPMEINRLRCRVNYHALKFLPHIEEMADKLTARMRNRTGSVNPYMALHLRFEKGMVGLSFCDFTGTREEKEMMAAYRQKEWPRRYKNGSHLWPLALQKRKEGRCPLEPGEIAVILRALGYTSGTQIYVASGQVYGGKNRMAPLRNMFPNLVTKEELASAEEMAPFRRHVTSLAALDFLVCLRSDVFVMTHGGNFAKLIIGARRYAGHRLKSVKPDKGLMSKSLGDPDMGWASFAEDVVVSHRTRTGLPEPTFPSYDLWENPLTPCMCRA from the exons ATGGCGGAGCTGCGgcactcgacggcggcgcgcgcgtccaACTCCCCCGCCAAGCGCGACTCCGACGCCTCCGCCGCGTCGTCCCCATTCCTCGCCTCCCCCTCCGCCCgcggcagccgcggcggcgacggagaCGACGGCAAGGACACCCACCGCTCGTCCCCTCTCCTCTCGCACCAACACCACAAGCGCGTCCACCTGCTGACGTCCCCGTTCCGCTCCCTCCTCGCCCTCGAGGACCCCAGGTCCCCTGCCGCCTCGTCCTCCTACCGGATCCTTCTTGCCCTCCTCGCGCTCCTGCTCGCCACCGGCATCTTCTGCGCACCCTTGCTTTGGTCCCGCCTC AACACGCCTTACTTGTGCCACAAGGAGGGGATCACGCTTCATTGCCCTGAG ACGAAGGAACCCCTCTCGCTATGGGAGAATCCACGTGCTGCCACAACATCTTGGAAGCCCTGTGCAGAGCGACGTAGTGATGAGCCCTCAG ATGTCCCGTCTGAGAAGGAAACCTCTGGGTATATTTTTATTCATGCCGAAGGAGGACTAAACCAGCAACGCATAGCT ATATGTAATGCTGTTGCTATTGCTAAGATAATGAGTGCAACACTTATTTTGCCAGTTCTGAAGCAGGATCAGATATGGAAAGACCAAAC GAAATTTGAAGATATCTTTGATGTCGATCATTTTATAAACTATCTGAAGGATGATGTACGCATTGTCCGAGACATCCCAGACTGGTTCACAGAAAAAGATGAGCTTTTCACCAGCATAAA GCGAACTGTGAAGAACGTTCCAAAATATGCATCTGCCCAATTTTATattgataatgtacttccaaggATCAAAGAGAAAAAGATAATGTCCATTAAGCCATTTGTCGACAGGTTGGG GTACGATAATGTTCCGATGGAGATTAACCGGCTAAGATGCAGAGTCAACTACCATGCTCTAAAGTTCCTACCTCATATTGAAGAAATGGCTGATAAGCTTACGGCAAGGATGAGGAACCGAACTGGCAGTGTAAATCCATACAT GGCTCTTCATCTGAGATTTGAGAAAGGGATGGTGGGCCTTTCTTTCTGTGATTTTACTGGCACGCGGGAGGAGAAGGAAATGATGGCTGCTTACAGGCAGAAAGAATGGCCAAGGCGCTACAAG AATGGATCCCATCTATGGCCGCTGGCGCTTCAGAAGAGAAAAGAAGGGCGTTGCCCTCTTGAGCCCGGTGAGATTGCTGTGATCCTGCGAGCACTGGGGTACACGAGTGGAACACAGATATACGTTGCGTCAGGGCAAGTGTATGGCGGCAAGAACCGGATGGCTCCCCTCAGGAACATGTTCCCCAACTTG GTGACGAAAGAGGAGCTGGCGAGCGCGGAGGAGATGGCGCCGTTCCGGCGGCACGTGACGAGCCTGGCGGCGCTGGACTTCCTGGTGTGCCTGCGGTCGGACGTGTTCGTGATGACGCACGGCGGCAACTTCGCCAAGCTCATTATCGGGGCGCGCCGCTACGCGGGGCACCGCCTCAAGTCGGTGAAGCCGGACAAGGGGCTCATGTCCAAGTCCCTGGGCGACCCCGACATGGGCTGGGCCTCCTTCGCCGAGGACGTCGTCGTCTCGCACCGCACGCGCACGGGCCTCCCGGAGCCCACCTTCCCCAGCTACGATCTCTGGGAGAACCCGCTCACGCCCTGCATGTGCAGGGCCTGA
- the LOC112878775 gene encoding SNF1-related protein kinase regulatory subunit gamma-like PV42a — protein sequence MAQLRAPADEQRQQEALHSEKDDVAGGGGGNESNKKARAGLCGVLRERKVVDLARAKRRLVEVPYTATLAHTANALLAARVSAVAVAAPPGHWIGAGGSMILESDPATGAVRKHYIGMVNMLDILAHIAEASDEAEADDEAVDLDRRMAVPVSSVIGHSLEGLTLWTLHPNTSVLDCMETFSKGVHRALVPLESSADNVVAVELVESAPGYRMLTQMDVVRFLRAHGAELKGVLSRTVRELGAVNEAVFALASGARVIDAVKAMRAASLTAVPVVDAAVGEETLQDGVGKKAIGTFSATDLRDCPVARLQPWLGISVTEFKRKVAEYRASNKPVVPGADATDTGVPVAADADTPAAAAVATDEERSNEQPLVTCFPESTLGEAIEAAATRHVHRLWAVDGEGLLRGVVSLTDVLRAVRGAALGEDRELHNIVSS from the exons ATGGCGCAGCTGAGAGCACCCGCCGACGagcagcggcagcaggaggCGCTGCACAGCGAGAAGGacgacgtcgccggcggcggcggcggcaacgaGAGCAACAAGAAGGCGCGCGCGGGGCTCTGCGGCGTGCTCCGTGAGCGCAAGGTGGTGGACCTGGCGCGCGCCAAGCGCCGGCTGGTGGAGGTCCCCTACACTGCGACGCTGGCGCACACGGCCAACGCGCTCCTCGCGGCGCGCGTCTCCGCGGTcgccgtggccgcgccgccgggcCACTGGATCGGCGCCGGCGGGTCCATGATCCTCGAGTCCGACCCGGCCACCGGCGCCGTCCGCAAGCACTACATCGGCATGGTCAACATGCTCGACATCCTCGCCCACATCGCCGAGGCCAGCGACGAGGCCGAGGCCGACGACGAGGCGGTCGACCTCGACCGCCGGATGGCCGTTCCGGTGTCCTCCGTCATCGGCCACTCCCTCGAGGGCCTCACCCTCTGGACGCTCCATCCAAACACCAG CGTGCTGGACTGCATGGAGACGTTCAGCAAGGGGGTGCACCGGGCGCTGGTGCCGCTGGAGAGCTCGGCGGACAACGTGGTGGCGGTGGAGCTCGTGGAGTCCGCGCCGGGGTACCGGATGCTCACCCAGATGGACGTGGTGCGGTTCCTCAGGGCGCACGGCGCGGAGCTCAAGGGCGTGCTGTCGCGGACCGTGCGCGAGCTCGGCGCCGTGAACGAGGCCGTGTTCGCGTTAGCGAGCGGCGCCAGGGTGATCGACGCCGTCAAAGCGATGCGCGCGGCGTCGCTCACCGCCGTGCCCGTCGTGGACGCCGCCGTCGGCGAAGAGACACTGCAAGAC GGGGTGGGCAAGAAGGCGATCGGGACGTTCTCGGCGACGGACCTGCGCGACTGCCCGGTGGCGCGGCTGCAGCCGTGGCTGGGAATCAGCGTGACGGAGTTCAAGAGGAAGGTGGCCGAGTACCGGGCGAGCAACAAGCCCGTCGTCCCCGGCGCCGACGCCACGGACACCGGCGTCCCGgtcgccgccgacgccgacaccccagcggcggccgccgttgccaccgATGAAGAACGGAGCAACGAGCAGCCGCTGGTGACGTGCTTCCCGGAGAGCACCCTCGGCGAGGCGATCGAGGCGGCGGCCACGAGGCACGTGCACCGGCTGTGGGCGGTGGACGGGGAGGGGCTGCTGCGCGGGGTCGTGTCGCTGACCGACGTCCTCCGGGCCGTGAGGGGGGCCGCGCTCGGCGAGGATCGGGAGCTCCACAACATCGTGTCGTCCTAG
- the LOC112894855 gene encoding uncharacterized protein LOC112894855, with translation MAKRKRSSKGKQNGPLVKEKRPRLQLSDLPMRATLPNKPFNFLCLRHLRLELNFVSLRKKRTDVLDLACLLEVAPLMENLEVHMWMDCNLERYHKCHGELRSLHWHPHTHLKMVDITGFYGQKDQLELALHILRVCTILESMKIDPRPMVASITLDLDTEDGLRFVDGYNVARKYLLKEDHRGIVEVTKVRRRDVENVWPYKLIDPDWLAMVAEDE, from the exons ATGGCAAAGAGAAAGAGAAGTTCAAAGGGTAAACAGAATGGACCACTGGTGAAAGAAAAGAGACCAAGGCTTCAGTTGAGCGATTTACCAATG AGAGCAACTTTGCCGAACAAACCTTTCAATTTTCTCTGTCTAAGACATCTGAGATTGGAGTTAAATTTTGTTTCCCTGAGAAAAAAGAGGACTGATGTCCTTGACCTAGCCTGCTTACTGGAGGTTGCTCCTTTGATGGAAAACCTGGAAGTTCAT ATGTGGATGGACTGTAACCTTGAACGGTATCACAAGTGTCACGGTGAGCTAAGGAGCCTTCATTGGCACCCTCACACCCATTTGAAGATGGTCGATATTACGGGGTTTTATGGTCAGAAAGATCAGCTTGAGCTGGCACTCCATATTCTCAGAGTTTGTACAATACTTGAGTCCATGAAGATAGATCCGAGACCGATGGTAGCTTCTATAACTCTTGACTTGGATACAGAAGATGGACTTCGTTTTGTTGATGGCTATAATGTTGCACGAAAATACCTTCTCAAAGAAGATCACCGTGGTATTGTTGAAGTTACAAAAGTCCGTCGTAGGGATGTTGAAAATGTTTGGCCATACAAGCTAATTGACCCAGATTGGCTTGCAATGGTGGCCGAAGATGAATAA
- the LOC112892634 gene encoding uncharacterized protein LOC112892634, giving the protein MFDSLLNSKFYNKCKHAVKCTRTRLDLLRRKKQAMVKFLKKDVADLLFNGLESHAFARMEGLIVEMNQASCYDMIEQYCEYIVKQLNNLQKESECPQEALEAVSTLIFSAARFPDLPELCDLRHIFTERYGSSVEPFVNSEFVQKLQNKSFTNEEKLQVMKSIAEEFSVPFDSKALEWKITCGPQNKHDLPKKSSVKREVEASARNGHKVDRHAVNERKSNPVAENYGQKQEMKTKPKDIHVIPDGIGQLGEKSRKNYSDKPSEKRHMDNSLPPLDVKERNGQKEMKKYEKKDDHLRRELRNAEELDLNGLKKQDGGLVKPPSGTEHSWGHADLGLKTLGLEKHEIDSSCTLNGKTVNKAPPYSKPYRATGEMSAEGNSNSLYDRRKHEGEFGQSMRDRQHVPEKAASMRPPYVKPKFEKHTGAEEIGHPKGEPVYDPVSVRSRHAKPPAHADDYARMAYEEKMADQAPDGRRRHSSRRNGAYDDYDQKVGHVLPLEVMGGNDDINNARPFHRIPSERRKHRSRRHGSTSGSDYNGAIDDHESDEDEANTAIDFGNLLPRAPSSHRKHRSRSADPRKGGRDDEERMMDKLLMHYSKKGLDREERKERVKSRIPRPRADRPADGAAELSNKEGVSANRPERALSLPSESASPKAKPKAPVRSMSMQPEISRGNVHPPDFDELAARISALRNT; this is encoded by the exons ATGTTTGACAGCTTGCTCAACTCCAAGTTCTACAACAAATG CAAGCATGCAGTCAAGTGCACCCGGACTCGGCTGGATCTGCTCCGGCGGAAGAAGCAAGCCATGGTGAAGTTCCTCAAGAAGGACGTTGCTGACCTCCTCTTCAACGGCCTTGAATCGCACGCCTTCGCACGG ATGGAAGGGCTGATTGTTGAGATGAATCAAGCATCTTGCTATGATATGATAGAGCAGTACTGTGAATATATTGTGAAGCAGCTCAACAACCTGCAGAAAGAGAG TGAATGCCCTCAGGAAGCCTTGGAAGCTGTGTCTACTCTGATATTTTCTGCTGCTAGATTTCCTGATTTGCCTGAACTGTGTGACCTCAGACATATATTCACGGAGAGATATGGGAGTTCGGTTGAGCCTTTTGTTAATTCTGAG TTTGTCCAGAAGCTTCAGAATAAATCATTTACTAATGAAGAGAAGTTGCAAGTGATGAAATCCATTGCTGAAGAATTCTCCGTTCCATTTGATAGCAAGGCACTGGAATGGAAGATAACTTGTGGACCTCAAAATAAGCAT GATCTTCCGAAGAAGAGTTCAGTTAAACGGGAGGTAGAAGCATCAGCACGAAATGGACACAAGGTTGATAGGCATGCTGTGAATGAAAGAAAATCTAACCCTGTGGCTGAAAACTATGGACAGAAGCAGGAAATGAAGACAAAGCCCAAAGATATCCATGTCATTCCTGATGGAATTGGTCAGTTAGGTGAGAAAAGCAGGAAGAACTACTCAGATAAACCTAGTGAAAAAAGGCACATGGATAATTCTTTGCCTCCTTTGGACGTGAAAGAAAGGAATGGCCAGAAAGAAATGAAGAAATATGAGAAAAAGGATGATCACCTTCGAAGGGAACTAAGGAATGCAGAGGAGTTGGACCTCAATGGCTTAAAGAAACAGGATGGTGGTTTAGTGAAACCTCCCAGTGGCACTGAGCATAGTTGGGGACATGCTGACTTAGGGCTTAAAACTCTGGGCCTAGAAAAACATGAAATTGATTCAAGTTGCACCTTGAATGGTAAAACAGTGAATAAGGCTCCTCCTTATTCTAAGCCCTACAGAGCAACAGGTGAGATGTCCGCTGAAGGAAATTCTAACAGTTTGTATGATAGACGAAAGCATGAAGGAGAGTTTGGACAGTCGATGCGAGATAGGCAGCATGTGCCAGAGAAGGCAGCCAGTATGCGGCCTCCTTATGTTAAGCCAAAATTTGAAAAGCATACTGGTGCTGAAGAAATAGGCCACCCGAAGGGTGAACCGGTTTATGATCCTGTTTCCGTCAGAAGCAGGCATGCAAAACCACCTGCACATGCTGATGATTATGCCAGAATGGCTTATGAGGAAAAGATGGCAGACCAAGCacctgatggccgaagaagacATTCAAGCAGGAGGAATGGTGCCTATGACGATTATGACCAGAAAGTTGGTCATGTGCTACCCCTAGAAGTCATGGGGGGCAATGATGATATCAACAATGCGAGACCTTTTCACCGAATCCCTAGTGAGCGAAGAAAGCACAGAAGCAGGCGTCATGGATCAACAAGTGGCAGCGACTACAATGGGGCCATTGATGACCACGAGTCAGATGAGGACGAGGCGAACACCGCAATTGATTTTGGCAATCTTCTGCCCCGAGCCCCTAGTTCACACAGGAAGCACAGGAGTCGGAGTGCTGATCCCCGCAAGGGAGGCCGTGACGATGAAGAAAGGATGATGGATAAGCTCCTCATGCATTACAGCAAGAAAGGTCTAGACAGGGAGGAGCGCAAAGAAAGAGTAAAATCTCGTATCCCCCGGCCTCGAGCTGACCGACCTGCTGATGGTGCTGCAGAACTATCTAACAAAGAAGGGGTGTCTGCAAACCGCCCTGAAAGAGCTCTATCTCTACCTTCAGAATCTGCAAGCCCAAAGGCGAAGCCAAAGGCCCCTGTTCGGTCCATGTCCATGCAGCCAGAAATTTCTAGAGGGAATGTGCACCCACCGGATTTCGACGAACTGGCTGCACGGATCAGCGCGCTGAGGAACACCTGA
- the LOC112879041 gene encoding protein SCO1 homolog 1, mitochondrial, with protein sequence MRARVSHLRALLSRALAPGLAPPPARALPQITGPGESRFGAAFLGRARFFSADASTAAQGGSKPPAATAAATTGGDGGGDGQSGKSEQADAGKSVRGGPVSWLSFLLLLVTGGGIIVYYDKEKKRHIEELKNRTSAVKPGQSVGTAAIGGPFKLLNHDGKPVTEKDFLGKWTLLYFGFTHCPDICPDELQKMAAAIDKIKEKAKLDIVPVFITVDPERDTVEQVRDYVKEFHPDLVGLTGTTDEIRKVARAYRVYYMKTEEEGSDYLVDHSIVMYLMNPKMEFVKFYGKNYDTDSLADGIIKEIKEHK encoded by the exons ATGAGGGCGCGCGTGTCCCACCTCCGCGCGCTCCTCTCGCGGGCGCTCGCTCCCGGCCTCGCCCCTCCTCCCGCTCGAGCTCTGCCTCAG ATCACTGGGCCCGGTGAGTCTCGGTTCGGAGCGGCGTTCCTGGGGCGCGCGCGCTTCTTTTCCGCCGACGCCTCGACTGCGGCGCAGGGCGGGTCGAAGCCTcccgcggcgacggcggcggcgacgacgggcGGGGATGGAGGCGGCGATGGGCAGTCTGGGAAATCTGAGCAAGCGGACGCCGGAAAATCCGTCCGCGGAGGG CCGGTGTCCTGGCTCAGTTTTCTACTGCTGCTCGTGACTGGAGGAGGGATAATTGTGTACTACGATAAAGAAAAGAAGCGTCACATTGAAG AATTGAAGAATAGAACAAGTGCTGTGAAGCCTGGACAATCAGTAGGCACTGCAGCCATTGGTGGTCCATTCAAGCTTCTGAACCATGATGGGAAGCCTGTCACTGAAAAGGACTTCTTGGGAAAATGGACTCTGCTTTATTTTGGATTCACACACTGTCCTGACATTTGTCCAGATGAGCTCCAGAAAATGGCTGCAGCGATTGACAAAATTA AGGAAAAGGCAAAATTGGATATTGTGCCAGTTTTCATTACAGTTGATCCTGAAAGAGATACTGTTGAGCAGGTTCGGGACTATGTTAAAG AGTTCCATCCAGATCTGGTAGGACTAACGGGCACAACAGATGAGATAAGAAAAGTTGCACGTGCTTACCGAGTTTACTATATGAAGACGGAGGAGGAGGGTTCTGACTATCTCGTTGACCACTCAATTGTCAT GTACTTGATGAATCCAAAGATGGAGTTTGTCAAGTTTTACGGCAAGAACTATGATACAGATTCCCTCGCTGACGGTATCATTAAAGAAATTAAAGAGCACAAGTAG